From the genome of Streptococcus oralis:
CTTCGCGTTTAGCTGCTGCTACGGCTTCAAGAACAGACCCACCCGTTGAAATGAGATCTTCAACAATAACCATCTTTTGCCCCTGAGCTATGCGACCTTCGATTTGGTTGCCTGCTCCATGGTCTTTTGGTTTGCTGCGGATGTAGGCAAAAGGCAAGTTCATCTTGTCAGCGATGATAGCTCCGTGTGGAATTCCTGCTGTCGCAGTTCCTGCAATCACTTCTACCTCTGGAAAGGCTGTCTTGATAGCATCTACAAAACCATTTTCAATCAAGGTTCTAGTTTCTGGGTAAGCCAGAGTCACGCGGTTGTCAGTATAAATCGGCGATTTGATACCAGATGCCCAAGTAAAAGGCTCTTCTGGTTTAAGGTAAACTGCCTGAATTTTCAAGAGGTGGCTAGCAATATCTTTAGCAAGTGTCATAGTATTCTCCTTTTATTTTTATAATCTATTTCTTTAATTTCTGTCTTGGTTCCATTCATCCTTGATAGCATGATAAGCTGCAACAGGATTCTCAGCTTGGGTAATAGGACGTCCCACTACGATATAGTCACTACCGATTTTATAAGCATCCGCTGGCGTCATGACACGTTTTTGGTCTCCAACCGCAGCTCCAGCTGGACGAATTCCTGGTGTCAAACAGATAAAATCTGGATTGGTAGCCTGCTTGATGAGTTGCACTTCCTGAGCCGAGCAAACGACACCATCCAAGCCTGCTTCAGCTGTCTTTTTAGCATAGTGAATCACAGACTCTTGCAGGCTGGTTTGGATATTTTGAAAATCCTGCATCTGGCTTTCCGACGTTGATGTAAGCTGGGTCACAGCAATCAATTTGGCTTGTGTCCCAAGACCTTCACGTGCAGCCTTCATCATCTCCACACCACCAGCAGCATGAACATTGGTCATGTCTACACCAAGCTGAGATAAGACCTTCATGGCAGATTTAACTGTATTGGGAATGTCATGTAGCTTGAGGTCCAAAAAGACACTATGCCCCAGTGACTTCAAATAACGGACAACTTCTGGACCTTCCGCATAATAAAGCTCCATCCCTACTTTTAGATAAAGACTTTCTTCTGCCGGGAAAAGAGATAAAAATTCCTTGACCGCCTCAAAACTAGGAAAATCAAGAGCAATAACTGGACGATATTCGCGCATACCTTTCTCCTTTTACCTTTAAGAGCAAGAGAGTATGGTCAAAAATAAACCACGAAAAAAGGAACCTGCCAACAGCAAGGTTCCACGAAAAATGGGTAGAGTCCACCCTTTCACCGTCTAACCTTAGCTGCCTCTCTGGACTGCTTTAAAGGTTTTTTTCTATTCTATTATTTATAGTAGGACTTGTCAAGCAAAAACTCGAAACTGGACTTCTATACCATTCAAAATCAAGAGGAAAAGTTAGTCTAACGACTCTGTGATTGCTGGCTCGTTTGGCTTTGATTTCCCTGTTCTTCTTGTTTTTCCTTTTCTTCTTCCTGTTTTTTCTTCTCAGCTTCCTTGGCCTCTTGTTTGGCTTTTTCCTCAGCTTCTTCTATCAATTTATCCGCTATGGTATAGCTGTATACTCCAGCTTCCATATCGACTACACTCGGTTCTGTCAATTGTGGCTTGATTTTGCTGTAATAAGGCAATTTTTTGCTCAATTCTGATAGGGGAACCAAAATCTCATCTGTATCCAGCATGGTAATTTTTAAAAGATCTGCTGTTGCCTTGCTCGGCGCTAATTCGATTTTCTGGATTTGACTCTTGATATCCTCACTGATAGTAGATAATCCTGTGATCAGCTCTTTCACCTGCTGCTCATCGTTAAAGGTAACTGTCAGATAAGTCTCAGGCAAGTTTAAGCGATCAACAGGAGTTGACTCTACTGTACCACTAGAAAGAATAGGATAATGTTCTTCACCAGACACATAATAACCGACAATATCAAATTCCTTAACCTCAATCGTAAAGTTAGCCGGAAATTGATAGTCAATCTTCGCTGATTCTATCCAATGATTGGACTTGATTCGCTCAGCGTATGTTTCCTTATCCAACAATAGAGCTAAGGTATAGTCGCTATCTTGAATTCCAGAAGCCTGTTTGATGTCATCCGCCTGCGTGTTACTATTTCCCTTAACCTCGATATTTTTGATGGTCGAAAGTGGAGTCAATAGATAGACTGAAAGAAGGAGGACCAGAACACTGGGAACCAAGATACTCACAGCTCGCCAAATATGAACAGGTGCAATTTTAGGCTTGGCTGGTTTCTCTGGTTTCTCTGGTTTTTCTTTTTTCTTCTTCTCTTTTTCCTCTTTGACTTTCCGGTCATCCTTTTGAGATTTTTCTTCTTTTTCGGATGGTTCCTTGCTTGGACTTGAGGCTTCCTCATCTGACTCACTCGATGATTTCTTGGATTCCTCCAATAGTTTCGAGTTGGCTTCCTTACGAGCTTGTTTTTCCTTTTCCTTCTCTTCAGCTAGGGCAGCTTCTTCCTCAGCCTTCTTCTTCAGGTATTCCTGGTTTCGTTTCTGCCATTCAGACAATTCTTGCTTCTGGTTTGATTCTTTTTTCTTATCCTTTGACATTGATATTCCTTATGATAGGTCTTTTCTTAGTAGATCGTAAAAATCTGCAAGAGATTTCAATTCAGTCGAAGCTTTCATGCTAGCTTGGTACTGATCCTTATGACTAAGCAAGTGACTGAGTTTCTCCTCCAAGCTTTTCAAGGTCAAGTCACTTTCTTGAAGTTCTTCTGCATAGCCTTTCTTAACAAAGTAGGCAGCATTTTCAATCTGGTCTCCTCGACTTGCTTCACGACCCAATGGTACGATGAGATGGAGTTTCGCCATGGCCAAGAGCTCGAAAATCGTATTGGCACCGCCACGCGTCACTACCACATCTGCCATCTCCATCATGGGTTGATAGAGATCTGTCACATAATCAACACGAAAGAGATTTTGACTCAACTCATTGA
Proteins encoded in this window:
- the pyrF gene encoding orotidine-5'-phosphate decarboxylase; protein product: MREYRPVIALDFPSFEAVKEFLSLFPAEESLYLKVGMELYYAEGPEVVRYLKSLGHSVFLDLKLHDIPNTVKSAMKVLSQLGVDMTNVHAAGGVEMMKAAREGLGTQAKLIAVTQLTSTSESQMQDFQNIQTSLQESVIHYAKKTAEAGLDGVVCSAQEVQLIKQATNPDFICLTPGIRPAGAAVGDQKRVMTPADAYKIGSDYIVVGRPITQAENPVAAYHAIKDEWNQDRN
- a CDS encoding cell division protein FtsQ/DivIB, coding for MSKDKKKESNQKQELSEWQKRNQEYLKKKAEEEAALAEEKEKEKQARKEANSKLLEESKKSSSESDEEASSPSKEPSEKEEKSQKDDRKVKEEKEKKKKEKPEKPEKPAKPKIAPVHIWRAVSILVPSVLVLLLSVYLLTPLSTIKNIEVKGNSNTQADDIKQASGIQDSDYTLALLLDKETYAERIKSNHWIESAKIDYQFPANFTIEVKEFDIVGYYVSGEEHYPILSSGTVESTPVDRLNLPETYLTVTFNDEQQVKELITGLSTISEDIKSQIQKIELAPSKATADLLKITMLDTDEILVPLSELSKKLPYYSKIKPQLTEPSVVDMEAGVYSYTIADKLIEEAEEKAKQEAKEAEKKKQEEEKEKQEEQGNQSQTSQQSQSR
- the pyrE gene encoding orotate phosphoribosyltransferase, whose amino-acid sequence is MTLAKDIASHLLKIQAVYLKPEEPFTWASGIKSPIYTDNRVTLAYPETRTLIENGFVDAIKTAFPEVEVIAGTATAGIPHGAIIADKMNLPFAYIRSKPKDHGAGNQIEGRIAQGQKMVIVEDLISTGGSVLEAVAAAKREGADVLGVVAIFSYQLPKADKNFADAGVKLVTLSNYSELIHLAQEEGYITPEGLALLKRFKEDQENWQNA